A stretch of Prunus dulcis chromosome 6, ALMONDv2, whole genome shotgun sequence DNA encodes these proteins:
- the LOC117631859 gene encoding RING-H2 finger protein ATL33, giving the protein MESAPTVLNKPPPPFPAPPRSVDFSALGFILGLVAVITIPALVYAFFFSIKCPPNPFRRRHHRSSTTASGPIRPEPNTLNRNDVISDVKYQKQTHVKEIGTECPVCLSVFADGEEVRQLSVCKHSFHALCINMWLKDHSNCPICRAYIAVDRSSGNNRTASGAARDRDDQQQGLPDASSMV; this is encoded by the coding sequence aTGGAGAGCGCACCCACCGTCCTAAACAAGCCACCCCCACCTTTCCCAGCACCGCCCAGAAGCGTAGACTTCTCTGCCCTCGGATTCATCCTCGGCCTCGTCGCCGTCATCACCATCCCTGCTCTCGTCTacgctttcttcttctccatcaaGTGCCCTCCCAACCCTTTCCGCCGCCGGCATCACCGGAGCTCCACCACCGCATCGGGACCCATCCGACCCGAACCCAACACCCTCAACCGGAACGACGTCATTTCTGACGTCAAGTACCAGAAACAGACCCATGTGAAGGAAATTGGAACAGAGTGCCCTGTTTGCTTGTCTGTGTTTGCTGATGGTGAAGAGGTCAGGCAGCTGAGCGTCTGCAAGCACTCTTTCCACGCTCTCTGTATAAACATGTGGCTTAAAGACCACTCCAATTGCCCCATTTGTCGAGCTTATATTGCCGTCGATCGTAGTAGTGGTAACAATCGAACGGCGTCTGGTGCAGCTAGAGATAGAGATGATCAGCAACAAGGTTTGCCTGATGCTTCGTCTATGGTTTGA
- the LOC117632262 gene encoding transcription factor-like protein DPA: MDDNYSGDSLGGFFQKHSSAESSVSASLNNAAAFGSARRSITFDHDDTGTASVETNAPKKKRVSRMTGGGLRQFSAIVCDLLESKGRTTYAELADYIMSELAGNDSETATSLSEFNDKNIPRRVYDALNVLEALDIITRVKKEIKWNGIPDRKMDLEGMKAECVRMMNRIGRKTAYLKDLEEQFADLQNLMFCNKELLKSGNTHPGGFSLPFILVQTSRDAAVEIEISEDKHMVHFDFNSAPFFLHDDTYILKLLRRHQRPERTNVSQNSSVQTPSPCPSIVSGGAGPFYWNSGTETPN; encoded by the exons ATGGATGATAACTACTCGGGGGATTCACTTGGTGGATTCTTTCAGAAGCATTCTAGTGCAGAAAGTTCTGTTTCAGCTTCACTGAACAATGCAGCTGCTTTTGGGAGTGCACGGAGATCTATCACTTTCGATCATGACGATACTGGTACTGCCAGTGTTGAGAC AAATGcaccaaagaagaaaagggttTCAAGAATGACGGGTGGAGGTCTGCGCCAGTTCAGTGCCATAG ttTGTGACTTGTTGGAGAGCAAGGGAAGAACAACCTATGCTGAg CTTGCAGATTACATAATGTCAGAGTTAGCTGGAAATGACAGTGAAACAGCAACATCTTTGAGCGAG TTTAATGACAAAAATATTCCACGGCGTGTATATGATGCATTAAATGTTCTTGAGGCATTGGATATCATCACAAgagttaaaaaagaaataaagtggAATGGGATTCCAGACAGAAAGATGGATTTGGAAGGAATGAAG GCAGAGTGTGTCAGAATGATGAATAGGATTGGAAGGAAAACGGCTTACTTGAAAGACTTAGAAGAGCAA TTTGCAGATCTCCAAAATTTGATGTTTTGCAATAAAGAGTTGCTTAAGAGTGGAAACACTCATCCGGGGGGATTTTCTTTGCCATTTATACTGGTCCAG ACAAGCCGTGATGCTGCCGTCGAGATTGAGATTTCTGAAGACAAGCACATGGTGCATTTCGATTTCAATAG TGCGCCCTTCTTCTTGCACGATGATACTTACATTCTGAAGCTATTGCGGCGTCACCAACGGCCGGAAAGAACAAATGTATCCCAAAATTCTTCAGTTCAAACGCCTTCTCCATGCCCCAGCATTGTATCTGGAGGCGCCGGACCCTTTTATTGGAACTCTGGAACAGAAACTCCGAACTGA
- the LOC117630499 gene encoding RING-H2 finger protein ATL39-like, giving the protein MDGLGGPLDVKMIVLIGILALAVAIIVIVTHACLADDDDEIHINRYRNRPRRTRTTTETRATTTTISNSSSSAHHQLIPTVEEIKDGICAVCLCEFKDGEAIRVLPECMHLFHAECIDMWLSSHSNCPLCRTDIEPPPQHVVLSMPSFSEGGLGST; this is encoded by the coding sequence ATGGACGGATTAGGAGGACCGCTTGACGTTAAGATGATAGTTCTCATAGGCATTTTGGCCCTTGCAGTTGCAATCATCGTTATTGTAACACATGCATGCCTTGCCGATGATGACGACGAGATTCATATCAATCGATATCGCAACAGGCCCCGgagaacaagaacaacaacagAAACTAGAGCAACCACAACTACAATAAGCAATAGTTCTTCATCTGCACATCATCAGTTGATCCCAACTGTCGAAGAAATCAAAGATGGGATTTGTGCTGTGTGCTTGTGCGAGTTCAAAGATGGTGAGGCAATTCGTGTGCTGCCCGAATGCATGCACTTGTTTCATGCCGAGTGCATCGACATGTGGTTGAGCTCTCACTCTAATTGCCCACTTTGTCGCACAGATATTGAGCCTCCTCCTCAACATGTCGTTCTGTCGATGCCAAGTTTCAGTGAGGGAGGCCTTGGGAGCACTTGA
- the LOC117630498 gene encoding RING-H2 finger protein ATL80-like yields the protein MDSWTEESHAGDDLGFEFETLKLIGFLLCLAIGTIVAVTYQCLAVADQRRMRNNNNTQQQQNEQQPRGLQINRQLIPVVEYSKESKDGICAVCLCEFKVGEAIRVLPECMHLFHAGCVDMWLSSHSNCPLCRTDIEPRHVVLLMPQFSGGNRSI from the coding sequence aTGGATTCATGGACGGAGGAGAGCCACGCCGGAGACGATTTGGGATTTGAGTTCGAGACACTTAAGCTCATAGGCTTCTTGTTGTGCCTTGCAATAGGAACCATCGTCGCTGTAACATATCAGTGCCTTGCCGTTGCCGACCAAAGGCGCATGcgaaacaacaacaacacacagcaacaacaaaatgAACAGCAACCTCGGGGGCTTCAAATCAACCGACAGTTGATCCCAGTTGTCGAATACAGCAAAGAAAGCAAAGATGGGATTTGTGCTGTGTGCTTGTGTGAGTTCAAAGTTGGTGAGGCCATTCGTGTGTTGCCTGAATGCATGCACTTGTTTCATGCCGGCTGCGTTGACATGTGGTTGAGCTCTCACTCTAATTGCCCACTTTGTCGTACTGATATTGAGCCGCGACATGTCGTTTTATTGATGCCACAATTCAGTGGGGGAAACCGTAGCATTTGA
- the LOC117631858 gene encoding beta-glucuronosyltransferase GlcAT14C translates to MKRAHAQWLMILTATSLLFLIVLLTVTLTGHGKYSSGASDFYYEQRQFTTLDRNFGDTAENNDGDSNRLGLPKLPRFAYFISGSRGDVPQLRRLLQALYHPRNYYLLHLDLEASDAERLELAKFVKSEALIREFRNAMVIGNADLVTAKGPTMIASTLHAIAILLKRAKDWDWFINLSASDYPLMSQDELLHIFSFLPRELNFLEHTSNIGWKENQRARPIIVDPGLYHSKKSGVFWAKERRSMPASFKLFMGSTWVVLTKSFLEFCVLGWDNLPRTLLMYYTNFLSSPEGYFHTLACNHKDYQNTTVNHNLHYIRWDSPPKANPINLTLEHYNDMVQSGAPFAGSFARDDPVLDIIDKELLKRPRGQFTPGGWCLGKLGKDPCLACGNPNAVKPTVVSKMLEKLIVKLLDSENFRPKQCK, encoded by the exons ATGAAAAGAGCTCACGCTCAATGGCTCATGATTTTAACCGCCActtccctcctcttcctcatcGTTCTCCTTACCGTAACCCTAACCGGCCACGGTAAATACTCCTCCGGCGCCTCCGATTTTTACTACGAGCAGCGCCAGTTTACCACTCTGGACCGAAATTTTGGAGACACTGCCGAAAACAACGACGGCGACAGCAACCGGTTAGGGCTTCCGAAACTGCCGAGATTCGCTTACTTCATATCGGGCTCCAGGGGCGATGTCCCCCAGCTGCGGCGGTTGCTTCAGGCGCTTTACCACCCGAGAAATTACTATTTGCTGCACCTTGATCTCGAAGCTTCGGACGCCGAGAGGCTCGAGCTGGCGAAATTCGTGAAGTCGGAGGCTTTGATTCGGGAGTTTCGGAATGCCATGGTGATTGGAAACGCCGATTTGGTCACCGCCAAGGGCCCCACTATGATTGCCTCCACGCTTCACGCCATTGCGATTTTGCTCAAGCGGGCTAAGGATTGGGATTGGTTTATTAATCTCAGCGCCTCAGATTATCCTCTTATGTCCCAAGATG AGCTTTTGcatattttttcattcttgCCGAGGGAGCTCAACTTCTTGGAGCACACTAGCAATATCGGGTGGAAAGA AAATCAAAGGGCAAGGCCTATTATTGTTGATCCTGGCTTGTACCACTCTAAGAAATCCGGTGTGTTTTGGGCTAAAGAGAGAAGGTCAATGCCTGCTTCCTTCAAGTTATTCATGG GGTCCACGTGGGTGGTGCTGACCAAATCGTTTCTTGAGTTCTGTGTTTTGGGGTGGGACAATCTTCCCCGCACTCTTCTCATGTATTACACCAATTTCTTGTCATCCCCAGAGGGCTACTTCCACACCCTTGCGTGCAACCACAAGGACTACCAGAACACGACCGTGAATCATAACTTGCATTACATAAGGTGGGATAGCCCTCCGAAGGCAAATCCAATTAACCTAACGCTGGAACATTACAACGACATGGTCCAAAGTGGAGCTCCTTTTGCTGGTTCATTTGCCAGGGACGATCCGGTTCTCGACATAATTGATAAGGAGCTCTTGAAGAGACCAAGAGGCCAGTTTACACCGGGTGGTTGGTGTTTAGGGAAGTTAGGTAAAGATCCGTGTTTAGCTTGTGGCAACCCAAATGCTGTAAAACCAACTGTAGTTTCAAAGATGCTAGAGAAACTCATTGTGAAACTTCTTGATTCTGAAAATTTCCGGCCTAAGCAATGTAAATAG